From a region of the Nonlabens sp. Hel1_33_55 genome:
- a CDS encoding GIY-YIG nuclease family protein, with protein sequence MSHTVYILYSNCLDRYYIGETAEIKKRLDFHKNSPTQKFTGKADDWELFFEFDCESKMLAKKIEAHIKRMKSRKYIQDIKTYPEIILRLKAKYS encoded by the coding sequence ATGTCTCATACAGTATACATTCTTTATTCCAATTGTCTCGACCGATATTATATCGGTGAAACTGCAGAAATAAAAAAGAGGCTTGACTTCCATAAAAATTCGCCTACGCAAAAATTTACTGGAAAAGCAGATGACTGGGAACTGTTCTTTGAATTTGATTGTGAATCAAAAATGCTAGCCAAAAAGATTGAGGCACATATCAAAAGAATGAAAAGCCGAAAGTATATTCAAGACATTAAAACGTATCCCGAAATAATTCTTCGTCTCAAAGCTAAATATTCTTAA
- a CDS encoding gliding motility lipoprotein GldH, which produces MFAITGCDDNLVATDNISFDSAAWPANEPVEFMIEPVDTISDYQIYLNMRNNKAYAFKNLWLITQMKFPQGKIVTDTLEYAMADARGAFLGTGSDVVENKLTYKKGFRFRESGTYQLTLQQAMRKSGSATPLPQLEGVLDVGYSIEKNSQDGSN; this is translated from the coding sequence ATGTTTGCAATCACTGGATGTGACGACAATCTGGTGGCGACAGACAACATTTCTTTTGATAGCGCTGCCTGGCCGGCAAATGAACCAGTCGAGTTTATGATTGAGCCTGTGGACACCATCAGCGATTATCAGATATATTTGAATATGCGCAACAATAAGGCGTATGCATTCAAAAACCTGTGGTTGATCACGCAAATGAAATTTCCGCAGGGAAAGATCGTTACAGATACATTGGAGTATGCGATGGCAGATGCGAGAGGTGCATTTTTAGGCACTGGCAGCGATGTCGTTGAAAATAAGTTAACATATAAGAAGGGATTCCGCTTTCGCGAAAGCGGAACATACCAACTTACCCTACAACAAGCCATGAGAAAAAGTGGTAGTGCAACACCATTACCACAACTGGAAGGTGTGCTGGATGTAGGATATAGTATTGAAAAAAATAGTCAAGATGGCAGCAACTAA
- a CDS encoding stage 0 sporulation family protein — protein MSCNSCGTGDSAPGGCKNHGTCGTSGCNKLTVFDWLANMELPEGQEMFPYVEVRFKNSRKEFFHNHENLPLKIGDVVATQCATGHDMGIVTLTGELVRVQMKRKRVKLDSDEVLQIYRVANQNDIDKWKEARGREDEMKIKAREIAIRLNLKMKISDIEFQGDGSKATFFYTADQRVDFRELIREYAGTFRTRIEMRQIGLRQEAARLGGIGSCGRELCCSTWLTDFRSVTTSAARYQNLSLNPQKLAGQCGKLKCCLNYELDSYMDALSNFPKQNQKLYTDKGVALCQKVDIFKGLMWYCYDGEWMNWHTLTTDQVHEIVAKNKAKEKVAGIEEYARELVIEEKVSFENVVGQDSLTRFDNKSSGAKSKRKKRRNNRNKKKAPAGNKPAVKADGQSNKSPNSNQNKSTKPRRNKSRKPKPGNTNNDKK, from the coding sequence ATGAGCTGTAATAGTTGTGGAACTGGTGATAGCGCACCAGGTGGATGTAAGAATCACGGTACCTGTGGTACCTCAGGATGTAATAAACTTACTGTTTTTGATTGGCTGGCTAACATGGAACTACCAGAAGGCCAGGAAATGTTTCCCTATGTTGAAGTAAGATTTAAGAACAGCCGCAAAGAGTTCTTTCACAATCATGAGAATCTACCATTAAAAATAGGCGATGTCGTGGCCACGCAATGCGCTACTGGCCATGATATGGGCATTGTCACACTAACCGGCGAGTTGGTACGCGTTCAAATGAAACGCAAGCGCGTCAAATTAGATAGCGATGAGGTTCTCCAGATTTACCGCGTTGCCAATCAGAATGATATTGATAAATGGAAGGAAGCTCGCGGTCGTGAGGATGAGATGAAGATCAAAGCACGTGAGATCGCGATCAGATTGAATCTTAAGATGAAGATTTCTGATATTGAATTCCAAGGTGATGGTTCTAAAGCTACTTTTTTCTACACCGCAGACCAGCGTGTGGATTTCAGGGAATTGATCAGGGAATATGCAGGAACCTTCCGTACGCGTATTGAGATGCGGCAGATAGGTTTGCGACAGGAAGCAGCAAGATTGGGCGGTATAGGGTCCTGTGGCCGTGAATTATGTTGCAGCACCTGGCTGACAGATTTTAGATCAGTTACAACAAGCGCGGCACGTTATCAGAACCTTTCTTTGAATCCTCAAAAGTTAGCAGGACAGTGTGGAAAACTTAAATGCTGTCTCAACTATGAGTTGGACTCATATATGGATGCACTGAGCAACTTCCCAAAACAAAACCAAAAGCTTTATACAGATAAAGGAGTCGCGCTTTGCCAAAAAGTAGACATCTTCAAAGGCCTGATGTGGTACTGCTACGACGGCGAGTGGATGAACTGGCACACGTTGACTACAGATCAAGTACACGAGATCGTTGCTAAAAACAAGGCAAAAGAAAAGGTGGCAGGTATTGAAGAATACGCTAGAGAGCTCGTTATAGAAGAAAAAGTAAGCTTTGAAAATGTAGTAGGTCAGGATAGCCTCACCAGATTTGATAACAAATCTAGCGGTGCTAAAAGCAAGCGTAAAAAGCGACGTAACAACCGTAATAAGAAGAAAGCTCCAGCGGGCAATAAACCTGCCGTTAAAGCAGATGGGCAAAGCAATAAAAGCCCAAACTCCAACCAGAATAAGTCCACCAAACCTCGCAGGAATAAAAGCCGCAAGCCTAAACCTGGAAATACAAACAACGACAAGAAATAG
- a CDS encoding LEM-3-like GIY-YIG domain-containing protein has translation MFDNKSIEHLGHYVYVLIHPETNAPFYIGMGSSNRVFDHKNDALRTRDESLKLDTIRKIKDLGLEVNHIIVRHGLNRKEALEVEASLIDFGNYLGFDLSNIASGHHVGSKGLMTSDEIIRLHNAQPLYELHHSAIIININKNYFRGNSSDAIYQATKQSWVIAAHRRNTIKYALAEYSGIIIEVFEIEDWYSIHVPNKKRQNRWGFNGKIAPNVVRDLYINKTIAHTKKRGAANPIKYTL, from the coding sequence ATGTTTGACAATAAATCAATAGAGCATTTAGGGCACTACGTATATGTGCTAATTCATCCTGAAACAAATGCACCTTTTTATATAGGAATGGGTTCAAGTAATAGAGTGTTTGACCACAAGAATGATGCTTTAAGAACAAGAGATGAAAGTCTGAAACTAGATACAATTAGAAAGATTAAAGACTTAGGTCTAGAGGTCAATCATATTATTGTCAGGCATGGACTCAATAGAAAAGAAGCATTAGAAGTAGAAGCTTCTTTGATTGACTTTGGAAATTATTTAGGTTTTGATTTGTCCAATATTGCTAGTGGACATCATGTAGGAAGTAAAGGTTTAATGACTAGTGACGAAATCATAAGGTTGCATAACGCCCAACCTCTTTATGAACTTCATCATTCTGCAATTATCATCAATATTAATAAAAATTATTTCAGAGGAAATTCTAGCGATGCTATTTATCAAGCTACTAAGCAATCTTGGGTGATAGCGGCACATAGAAGAAATACTATCAAATACGCACTAGCTGAGTACTCTGGGATCATTATAGAGGTATTTGAAATAGAAGATTGGTACTCCATTCATGTTCCAAATAAGAAAAGACAGAATCGTTGGGGATTTAATGGCAAAATTGCACCAAATGTTGTAAGAGATCTATATATCAACAAGACCATTGCTCACACGAAGAAAAGAGGTGCCGCAAACCCAATCAAATACACACTATAA